One Tachyglossus aculeatus isolate mTacAcu1 chromosome 18, mTacAcu1.pri, whole genome shotgun sequence DNA segment encodes these proteins:
- the TONSL gene encoding tonsoku-like protein, whose translation MMSGEREIRQLTKAKAKAQRSGHLKEEAAICNQLGEVLASHGSFREALEEHRLELRLLESVEDVLGCAVAHRKIGERLAELEDYPAALKHQHQHLQLAQSLANYTEQQRAWATIGRTYLSVYDANQSADALQQAQQAFGKSLALVEEKLEGVVASRELNEMRSRLYLNLGLTYDSMKDPAMCSYYIKKSIFISEQTHLYEDLYRARYNLGTIHWRSGEHSKAMRYLEGARECARTMKAKFMESECCVVIAQVLQDLGDFVAAKRALKKAYALGSQQSRQRDSIRQSLKYVLKVVRLQQQLEEAVGGDPAGALAVCEHLGDLFSRAGEFPKAAKAYEKQLQLAESLGRPPAELAVIHVSLATTFGDLRDHGRAVQHYEAELRLRRGSPGEEGQTWLNIGLAKEEAGESYEELAPCFQSALRCAEQAGLPQLQRRVLRHLHAVQLRRSHPEAPSTAARLQELSRAQGRGTDSEEDGEDGDLGDSEPLGDSEPLGDSELELSESEQEDGEWQQEEEELGAPSRRRVSKWNRRNDMGETLLHRACIEGQLSRVRDLVGQGHPLNPRDYCGWTPLHEACNHGHLEIVRFLLDHGACVDDPGGPGCEGITPLHDALNCGHFEVAELLVERGASVSQRNSKGHSPRETLQQWVKLYGKDLDRETSHKAKAMEQLLLQAATGRRATQGSVAHRRSPSSQLFDAETSPPASPRPPAPPASWLTPPTGREMPVQQPLATSQAKRPGGTRARRGWREGEEDSSEEEGGEGGTMPTGKHQEHVPGQRAAAEPGGRSPDQAVGAGRGTGDVDGPREVQAVYHAAIRGVGSAQSRLLAQGPGWESRERPGDRPALIPEGEYLDRDWLEDDVGPGRARRKRSRLLSGADPEREGQGPAGPEGSRGTARPRPRQRQSRLTRVVDRTGAGRESPESPPIPRTQDVDMESPPAGPPSGPPLPAPIRVRVRVQDNVFLIPVPHSDGEARTVSWLAEQASQRYYQMGGLLPRLTLKKEGALLASQDLIADVLQSNEEVLAEVESWDLPPLTDRYRKACRSLGEAEHRLVLKAMEQQQGPGPSFSARSMALRPAALVPVLRALKLQTSIRELRLTGNRLGDGIAAELAATVSTMPGLALLDLSANHLSADGLQRLAEGLPGKTAFQSLEELDLSMNLLGDGCSPVLASLLQACPVLTTLRLQACGFSPNFLQSHRPLVTSALQGAGHLTELSLSYNALGPAALERVLRSLPHRTVSRLDLGAVAGARSGAGLVEPVGRYLIQEGCALTHLALPGNHLDDESVAKLSRCLPACLSLVSLDLSANPAVSRAGLETVLLTLQERRRGLDFLSLSGCSIQGPLGSATWDRISSELRELQLCSRQLSPTDQENVRRRPPGKPGRAFCTVTHHHKLFLKGL comes from the exons ATGATGAGCGGGGAGCGGGAAATCCGCC agctGACCAAAGCCAAAgccaaggcccagaggagtgggcATCTGAAGGAGGAGGCCGCTATCTGCAACCAGCTTGGAGAGGTCCTAGCCAGTCATG GGAGTTTCCGGGAGGCCCTGGAAGAGCACCGGCTGGAGTTGCGGCTGCTGGAGAGCGTGGAGGACGTGCTGGGCTGTGCCGTGGCCCACCGCAAGATTGGAGAGCGACTGGCCGAGCTGGAGGACTACCCGGCGGCTCTGAAG CATCAGCACCAGCACTTACAGCTAGCCCAGTCCCTGGCCAACTACACGGAACAGCAGAGAGCCTGGGCCACCATTGGCCGCACCTACCTCTCCGTCTACGACGCCAACCAGTCGGCGGACGCGCTACAGCAGGCCCAGCAGGCCTTTGGAAAAAGCTTGGCCCTGGTGGAGGAGAAACTGGAGG GGGTTGTGGCATCGCGGGAGCTGAATGAGATGCGGAGCCGTCTCTACCTCAACCTGGGGCTGACGTACGACAGCATGAAGGACCCGGCCATGTGCAGCTACTACATCAAGAAGAGCATCTTCATCTCAGA GCAGACCCACTTGTATGAAGACCTGTATCGGGCCCGCTACAACCTGGGTACCATCCACTGGCGCAGCGGGGAGCACTCCAAGGCCATGCGTTACCTGGAAGGGGCCCGGGAGTGTGCCCGGACTATGAAGGCCAAGTTCATGGAGAGCGAATGCTGCGTCGTCATTGCCCAG GTGCTGCAGGATTTGGGGGATTTCGTGGCGGCCAAGCGGGCCCTGAAGAAGGCCTACGCGCTCGGCTCTCAGCAGTCACGGCAGCGGGACTCCATCCGCCAGAGCCTCAAATATG TTTTGAAGGTGGTGCGCCTACAGCAGCAGCTGGAGGAGGCGGTGGGCGGCGACCCGGCCGGTGCCCTGGCCGTCTGTGAGCACCTCGGGGACCTCTTCTCCCGGGCTGGGGAGTTCCCGAAGGCGGCCAAGGCCTACGAGAAGCAG CTACAGTTGGCTGAGTCCCTGGGGCGGCCGCCCGCCGAGCTGGCCGTGATCCACGTCTCTCTGGCCACCACGTTTGGGGACCTGCGGGACCACGGCCGGGCCGTGCAGCACTACGAGGCGGAGCTGCGGCTGAGACGGGGCAGCCCCGGGGAG GAGGGGCAGACATGGCTGAACATTGGCCTTGCCAAGGAGGAGGCGGGTGAAAGCTACGAGGAGTTGGCACCATGTTTCCAGAGCGCCTTGCGCTGCGCAGAGCAGGCTGGCCTGCCACAGCTGCAG CGGCGGGTCCTTCGCCACCTCCACGCCGTGCAGCTGAGGCGCAGCCACCCGGAAGCCCCCAGCACGGCAGCCCGACTGCAGGAGCTGAGCCGGGCCCAGGGCAGGGGCACAGACAGCGAAGAGGACGGGGAGGACGGGGACCTGGGCGACAGTGAGCCCCTGGGCGACAGCGAGCCCCTGGGCGACAGTGAGCTGGAGCTGTCGGAGAGCG AGCAGGAGGACGGAGAGtggcagcaggaagaggaagaactgggGGCCCCAAGTCGCAGGAGGGTGAGCAAG TGGAATCGCCGCAATGACATGGGAGAGACGCTGTTGCACCGGGCCTGCATTGAAGGGCAACTGTCCCGAGTCCGGGACCTCGTGGGCCAG GGTCACCCCCTGAACCCCCGCGACTACTGTGGCTGGACTCCCCTGCACGAGGCTTGTAATCATGGCCACCTTG AGATCGTGCGCTTCCTGCTGGACCACGGCGCCTGCGTGGATGACCCCGGCGGACCGGGCTGTGAAGGCATCACCCCCCTGCACGACGCCCTCAACTGCGGCCATTTCGAGGTGGCGGAGCTGCTGGTCGAGCGGGGGGCCTCGGTCAGCCAGAGGAACAGCAAG GGCCACAGCCCCCGGGAGACCCTGCAGCAGTGGGTGAAACTGTACGGCAAGGACCTGGACAGGGAGACGAGCCACAAGGCCAAGGCCATGGAGCAGCTCCTGCTGCAAGCAGCTACAGGACGGCGAG CAACTCAGGGCTCCGTGGCTCACCGCCGCTCCCCATCCAGCCAGCTGTTCGATGCAGAGACCTCGCCGCCCGCCAGCCCCCGCCCGCCAGCCCCGCCGGCCTCCTGGCTGACCCCGCCAACCGGCCGAGAGATGCCCGTCCAGCAGCCGTTAGCCACCTCGCAGGCCAAGCGGCCGGGCGGGACGAGGGCCCGGCGGGgctggcgggagggagaggaggacagcaGCGAGGAGGAAGGCGGGGAGGGTGGCACGATGCCCACCGGGAAGCACCAGGAACACGTCCCGGGCCAGCGagcggcggcggagccggggggccggAGCCCGGATCAGGCCGTGGGGGCCGGCCGGGGGACCGGTGACGTGGACGGGCCGCGGGAGGTTCAGGCCGTGTACCATGCGGCCATCCGAGGCGTGGGCAGTGCCCAGAGCcgcctcctggcccagggcccggggtgggagagcagggagaggccCGGGGACcgccccgccctgatccccgagGGGGAGTACCTGGATCGGGACTGGCTGGAGGACGACGTGGGGCCCGGCCGGGCCCGCCGCAAGCGCAGCCGCCTGCTCTCCGGGGCCGACCCCGAGCGGGAGGGCCAAGGCCCCGCCGGGCCCGAGGGCAGTCGGGGGACCGCCCGACCCAGGCCACGGCAGAGGCAGAGCCGGCTCACGCGCGTCGTGGACCGGACCGGAGCCGGGAGGGAGTCTCCCGAGAGCCCCCCGATCCCTAGGACCCAGGACGTCGACATGGAGAGCCCCCCGGCAGGGCCACCGTCG ggaccacccctccctgccccaatcaGAGTTCGGGTCCGTGTGCAAGATAACGTGTTCCTCATCCCCGTGCCTCACAG CGACGGCGAGGCTCGGACCGTGTCCTGGCTGGCCGAGCAGGCGTCGCAGCGCTACTACCAGATGGGCGGCCTGCTGCCTCGCCTCACTCTCAAAAAAGAGGGGGCCCTCCTGGCCTCCCAGGACCTCATCGCCGACGTCCTGCAGAGCAATGAGGAG GTGCTGGCCGAGGTGGAGTCCTGGGACCTCCCGCCGCTGACCGATCGCTACCGCAAGGCCTGCCGCAGCCTGGGggaag CGGAGCATCGGCTGGTCCTGAAGGCCATGGAGCAGCAGCAGGGCCCAGGCCCCTCGTTCAGTGCCCGCTCCATGGCCCTGCGCCCGGCCGCGCTGGTCCCCGTCCTGCGCGCCCTCAAGCTCCAGACGTCCATCCGGGAGCTGCGCCTGACCGGGAACCGCCTCGGGGACGGGATCGCCGCCGAGCTGGCGGCCACCGTGAGCACCATGCCCGGCCTGGCCCTCCTGGACCTCTCCGCCAACCACCTCAGCGCCGACGGGCTGCAGCGGCTCGCGGAGGGGCTCCCGGGAAAGACGGCCTTCCAG AGCCTGGAAGAGCTGGACTTGAGCATGAACCTGCTGGGCGACGGTTGTTCCCCGGTCCTGGCCTCCTTGCTTCAGGCCTGCCCCGTGCTCACCACCCTGCGCCTACAAGCCTGTGGCTTCAGCCCCAATTTCCTGCAGAGCCACCGGCCTCTGGTGACCAGCGCCTTGCAGG GGGCCGGGCACCTGACGGAGCTCTCGCTGTCGTACAACGCCCTGGGCCCGGCCGCACTGGAGCGGGTACTGAGGAGCCTGCCCCACCGCACCGTCTCCCGGCTGGACCTCGGGGCCGTGGCCGGAGCCCGGAGCGGCGCCGGCCTCGTGGAGCCGGTGGGCAGGTACCTGATCCAG GAAGGCTGCGCTTTGACCCACCTGGCCCTGCCTGGGAATCACCTGGATGACGAGTCGGTGGCGAAGCTGAGCAG